Genomic window (Arachis hypogaea cultivar Tifrunner chromosome 13, arahy.Tifrunner.gnm2.J5K5, whole genome shotgun sequence):
CCAAAATTGGTGAATCCGATTAATGTGCACTCGCATTAAAAAGAATTTCTAAACCCAAAAATTAGTGAGTCCGATTTTAATCTAGCCCAATTTCTTTCTCCCTTGATTCCAAAAAAGTAACACCATCATAACAGTATATCACTCCAAAAAATTTTATAACCCAGCATAACTCATATGTGTAAATCATATAAAAACAAATTAGCCGTATTTCACGTGGTGCAATATAAGAATTAGCCACCGAAGAAAAACGTACCTAGATATAGTAGACTTTATGAGAAAAACTTTGTAATCAAGATTGATATAAACCAAATCAGCTAACTAGTACTTTTTTATCTATTTATGATCCTAATACATGTacctttttttttgtcatgataATACATGTACTGAAACGCAATCCATACGCTTCCCTTTTGGGCTTAGggcttctttttcaaataaaaagtaGACAAGATTTGGTtgtgatttaatttaaattaaacgtggaacaaaaaaaaaaaaacgtggaACAATAAAATGAGAGATGTTTTTGCCAACCCGACGTAATAAAATTCGAACACTTGGTTGGttatgaattttaattgattgcaATAATATGAAGAGTGAGTTTGTGATTAAAAagaacacaaattaaaattagtttaataaattGTTAATTGACTCTTAGTTGATATTTATTGCTTACCAAACAGTACTCAGTATAATAAATAGAATCTTTCCTCGAATTTTCTTTCCTCGAAATTCTAACTAGGAAAAAGGAAAGGACTGCATATAGATTGGATAATATTCACGTATTCGCAGTAATTATCTGCATCTGATCTGAATTTtgtggatattatccgatccatagagttatcggatcggatcagatccgaTCCACATTATGGTAGGATCGAATTGCGAATTTAGCAGTAATATCCGCAGATCCGGTCCGTAAATCCGCATATCCGCACAtctcatataaatagcatagtttaagaaagtaaaccctaatgtgatatgaataATAGTGTGTTgctttatgaattttatgatatcttgtttttaattttttatgttgtacttcaacttagaataattaaacttaaattttgtgttattattttttttttgttattcaagagaacttttattgataatattttaggaataaataggcttaaacaggtgaaaaatgaatattatggatatttttttgtaaaaatggccaaatagaatcttaaaatagtttatttttaattatgcggatatactcatatccgatccgatccgatctgcaaGTATACGGATCGGATCTCGCCTGAAAAAATGCGGATATCGTATCCGATTCGATACGTGTGCAGCCCTAGAAAAGGGCAGTTTTTCAAAGCTTTATCATGTGGGGGTGAAAGAAAAGAActaaataaaaagaagataaactTTTACATGTAAAACTAGGTACAAATAAGACAAGGTAgtactaaatttttgaaaattgaactgCAGTAAAGTtagaaatttaaaagtttaatcaaattttaattagaGTTGAActtgatatataaaataatttatttatctataaattatataattttttaaaaataattttttaatattttattattttaaattagttaattactaaaaaatagattaattcgattaattaattgattgtttgatttttttttttattttttaaccaatTTATTATTGGtcagtttttaatttttgttctaaATTTGACTGATTTAATAACTAATTCTTAATTAATCCATTTAAATCAATAAGTTCAATTCAATTCTTGAAACAATAAGTAGTATatcgtatttttatttttaatattaaaaaatgggTGTTTTATTGTATCATAGAGATAAGAGgtgtattataaaattataaaaaaataataaaaaaattaaaagatcaaatttaaaaataaaaaatttgaggatcaaatttggatttataattttttatttgtttatgaatttttttatttttttaaaatcacaaatttGATTATTAGCTTTTCTCTCACGTCaacatttataaattaaattatcacCTAACCTAACTCGCAGAAATTGTCTGAAAATTTTAAAGTAGTAATCAAATCAATCAGAAATTATTGTGTAGTCTTGATGActagtaataaattaaatatgttcTTCAATAATTAATCCATCCAtcgctttattttttttaattaacatgtTTTTAATGATGACTTATAAAATAACATACATACATctcaactttatatatatatatatataaaataaatgccCCTTTAATGAAATCAATAAGTGAAATTGCATGAATAGTGTAGCTTATAAGTAAAAAACGACCtcgtaaaataatatatttatctataaattatataattttttaaaaattaatttttttatattttattattttaaactgaTTAATTACTAAAAGACAGATTAgttcaattaattaattgattgtttgattattttatttattctttaacCAATTTATTATTGGtcaatttttattctaaatttgactggtttaataattaattcttaattaatccattcaaatcaaCTGGTTCAATTCGATTCTTGAAAGTTATTTTGTCAATGAAAAAGAAATCGAAAGTTTTTGACAAATGGTCCCATACTTGGGAAGGTCCTTTCCAAGTGATAGGATTATATTCTGGAAATGCATATCAAATCAAGGATATCGAACCGGAAAATATAATTAACTCGATTAATGAAAAGTATTTGAAGCAATATTATTGTTTGCTGAATTAAAGATAAAATGCATAAGtctgaaaataaagaaaaccatGATAAGTACTTAAGTTCAAGGTGAAGAAATGTAAGGCGCCATAAGCTTTGCTAAGTTTAAGCGTAACTTTACCCTTTCATTGTCTAGAATTGAAAGTGTCTCAGCATGCTTGAATTTTAAGTGTCCAAAATTCGCAGACATGTTGATTGATTCTGCAgcgaaaaacaaaattttaagttttatggacggttattcaggatataaccaaatcttcaATGCAGAAGATGATGTATCCAAAACTGCTTTTCATTGTCCTGGGGTGTTAGGCACTTATGAATAGGTGGTTATaccttttggtttgaaaaatgcCGGTGCAACTTACCAGCAAGCAATGAATGCTATATTCCATGAGTATATTGGGAGATTTATGGAAGTGTATATCAATGATGTTATGGTTAAATCAATTTCGGTGAATCAGCATATTGATCACTTGAGGAAAGCATTTGTCACCATGAGAAAGAAAGGGTTAAAATTGAATCCTTTAAAATGTGCTTTTGGTGTGTCGGCTTGAAATTTTTTAGGATTCATTGTTCACAAAAAAGGGATTGCAATCGATAGGAGTAAGGCTGATGCAATTTTAACATTGTCTTCACCTAAATCGAAAAAAGAAGTGCAATCGTTCTTGGGTAAAATAAATTATCTTAGAAGGTTCATTTCGAATCTTTCTGATTGAACTCGAGTGTTCGCACCTTTAGTGAAACTAAAGAGTGATTCGCAGTTCGAATGGACAAATGAGCATCAAAcaagcattcaagtcaattaaGACTTATTTATCTAAGGTCCCAATAATGGCGAATGTTCGTCCTCATGAGCCCTTGAAGCTATATATTGCAGCATCTATAAATACAATTGGGTGTATGCTAGCCTATGATAACGAAAATAGGCATGAACAAGCAgtttattaccttagtcgagtTTTGAGTAATATCGAAATAAGGTATTCCCCGATAGAAAAATTGTGTTTGTCCCTATACTATACTTGTATGAAATTAAAGTGCTATATGGTGGCTAAATCGGTGAAAGTTATAGCACAAACTAATCTCATCAAATATATGTTGAGTTTTCCAATGTTACGAGGTCGATTAGGGAAATGGATGCTCGCCCTGATAGAATTTGATTTACAATATGTCCCTGCCAAGGCTGTGAAAGGTTAGGTCATTGCAGATTTTTTAGTGGATAATTCAAATATTCTGAATGATCAGGGGGCAAATATACTCGACATTAAAGTCGATGAAAGTTATATTTTGATGGATCGAAGCACAAAGATGGTGTAGGGGTTAGAATTCTTATTATATCACCAGGAGGGATTCCATCAGAATTCATATTCAAGTTAAAATATCCTTGCTCGAATAATATGGCGGAGtatgaagctttgattttgggtCTTAAAATATTGATTGGTAAAGGGGCTTTGGAAGTCCAAATACTAGGGGACTCTCAGTTAGTCCTGAAACAATTATCGATGGAGTTCAAATGTAATAATGAGAAGTTGCAAAAATATTTGGCAACGGCTTGGGAATTATTAACTTCTTTTCGAAAAGTTCTTTTAGTTCATATCCCAAGGATTCATAACGAGATCGCTAATGAATTAGCCTAAATCACTTTGAGATATAGAATTGGTCcaaaaactttaagaaaattaGCTAGTATTCATCAGATTTTAGTGCCTGCAGATGAAAGGGGGGCTTTGTGTATAGGCGAATGGGAAGATAATGATTGGAGAAAGCCTATTGCTGAGTATATAAAGAATCCTAGCATCCCAGTTGATAGAAAGATAAAATTTCAGGCAATAAATTTTGTCTTGATGGCTGATGAGTTGTATAAGAAAATGATCGATGGAAGTTTGTCGAGATGTTTAAGTCAAGATGATAAAGATATTACTTTGGGTGAAGTCCATAAAGGGATATGTGGTGCTCATCAATTTGGGAAGAAGATGAAATGGGTGCTACATTTCAATCATGTGTATTGGCTATCTATGATCAAAGATTGTATTGAATAAGCAAAGGCGTGTCAGGAATGTCAAAAACATGATTCGGTACAACAGATACCAGCATCTGAGTTGCATTCGATAATAAAACTatggccatttagaggttggTCTTTGGATCTAATTGGATTGATTCACCCTCCTTCATCGAAACTTCATAAATTTATTTTGGTAGCAattgattatttcacaaaatgggttgaagcagttcctttaatAGAAGTTGGGCAAAATGAAATAATAGATTTTATTGAGGAACATATAATCAATCGATTTGGGATTCCTCAAACATTGAGTACTGATCAAGGGACTATGTTTACTGGTCAGCGCATCAAGAATTTTGCATCTTCGAGGAATATCAATATGGTTACTTCAACTTCCTATTATGCACAGGCCAATGGGCAAGTTGAGGCAGCAAATAAAATCCTGATAAGTGTGATTAAAAAACAGATCGGGAATAGAGCTCGAACTTGGCATGAAACGTTAAGTCATGTACTATGGGCTTATCGAAATTCTCCAAGAGGGTCAACATGTATTTTGCCCTATAAATTGGTTTATAGTCATGATGCTATGCTACCATTGGAAATCAATTTGAATACTCTGAGGGTATCAAAACAGAATGACTTGCTAGTCGATGATTATTGGAATCCAATGTTTGATGAGTTGAATGAATTAGACTTAGAGCGGATATTAGCACTTGAAAATATGATTCGACAAAAAGAAAGTGTTGCTCGAAATTATAATCGTCAAATAAAAGAGAAGTGCTTCAGTATAGGCGAGTtggttttaaaagttattttgccAATGGAAAAAAAATCGAGAGTTCTTAGCAAATGGTCCCATACTTGGGAAGGTCCTTTCCAAGTGATAAGATTATATTCTGGAAATGCATATCGAATCAAGGATATCGAATCGGGAAATATAATTAACTTGATTAACGGAAAGTATTTGAAGCAATATTATTGTTTGTTGAATTAAAGATAAAATGCATAAGtctgaaaataaagaaaaccatGACAAGTACTGAAGTTCAAGGTGAAGAAATGTAAGGCGCTATAAGCTTTGCTAAGTCTAAGCGTAACTTTACCCTTTCATTGTCCAGAATTGAAAGTGTCTCAGCATGCTTGAATTTTTTATATTGGGCCTTGTCAAGTTACTTCTCACATTCTTCATGTTTGGCCTCAATAAAAATGATTTCTTGGACAAGTTGTTGTTACTCTTGCTGGGCAGTGGATAAAGGTGTAACTATATCAGCTCTTCTCTTCCAAATTTTTGGTAAGTTTTTCATTGATCTGAGCCAATTCTACTTCGAGCTTTCTCTCTTCCTTGTCATAGTGAGCTTGAATGGAAATACCTTGAGAAATTCTCAAATAGAATTCTTCACGGGAAGCTTTGATGGGTTGAAGAGTCGCAATATAGCTTTCTGCCTCAGTCCTGATTTTTAGCCTCTTCATCTTTGATTTCTTGAAGTTTTTCCTAGGTAGTTACACTTCTGTTGGTAATTTATTTGAATTGGTTGATTATGACAGAGTGAAAGATCGAAACTTGAAGTTCAAAAGATGAACTTAAGAGGTCAGATGAAAGCCTGTTCAAGGTTACATCATTAGTCCAATTAATGAGTGGATGGTCCAGGAGCTTGAGAAGTGATAAAAGTTGTTCTCGAGTATTAAAACTCAATTCAAATGAAGGACTAGATGTAGATGGACCAATGAGTACAGGGGTAGAAATAGGCACTTCATCTTCTTGAATAGCCTGATTTAAGATGGTGACCAGGTTAGCCGGAGTGGCATTTGTAGATCCAGTAGAAACACCCAAATTTTCAGATCCTTGACCAAGGAAACTTTGAAGTTCAGCTTGTTGGGGAGGACTGGAGGTTCTTTGAGGAGAAGGAATGGTTTCCAAAACTCTAGATGGGGAATCTGAAGCAGTAGTCTCAGCGACTCGAG
Coding sequences:
- the LOC140177442 gene encoding uncharacterized protein, which gives rise to MANVRPHEPLKLYIAASINTIGCMLAYDNENRHEQAVYYLSRVLSNIEIRIGPKTLRKLASIHQILVPADERGALCIGEWEDNDWRKPIAEYIKNPSIPVDRKIKFQAINFVLMADELYKKMIDGSLSRCLSQDDKDITLGEVHKGICGAHQFGKKMKWIPASELHSIIKLWPFRGWSLDLIGLIHPPSSKLHKFILVAIDYFTKWVEAVPLIEVGQNEIIDFIEEHIINRFGIPQTLSTDQGTMFTGQRIKNFASSRNINMVTSTSYYAQANGQVEAANKILISVIKKQIGNRARTWHETLSHVLWAYRNSPRGSTCILPYKLVYSHDAMLPLEINLNTLRVSKQNDLLVDDYWNPMFDELNELDLERILALENMIRQKESVARNYNRQIKEKCFSIGELVLKVILPMEKKSRVLSKWSHTWEVDKGVTISALLFQIFGKFFIDLSQFYFELSLFLVIVSLNGNTLRNSQIEFFTGSFDGLKSRNIAFCLSPDF